In Glycine max cultivar Williams 82 chromosome 4, Glycine_max_v4.0, whole genome shotgun sequence, the genomic stretch tataatgataaaaaaacttgGTGTAACCcttcaaaaataacaaaagaaagttGCTCCATCGTAGAAATTTATTAGTTAAGAGTtgcttatattaaaaaaatgtaaaaatgagTTATGTATACATACAAAtcccattaaaaatatttttggagtTATTGTAATGTAGATGCTCTATCTGCATGGATCAAACACCCACAATGTACTACTCTCGTTTTCTCATCCTTTGATAAGTCCTCTTCAATCAAGAAAATTAATCCACAAACTCATTTTACCAGGTTATTTAaacctctttaaaaaaaaaccttaaataGGATTTCACATTTAAGTAGTGTTCTgacttttttaaaatctaaaaatgcTTTAAAGtagatattaaagataaaaacttcaaaattattgtttttgaaaatattaccaAGGTTTTAAACTTAGGAGTTACTTTATCATGACGTTATTCATATCATAACTTATAGACATTACATCTCATGTTTAACTCGCTCGTAAGTAAATATAGAGAGGCATTTTTTGTCATCTATCTTTCATCTTTTCAAATATGTTGTCACCAAACTATGAAATTTACACATTTTACCACTCCtcattttttgcaaattttGCCACACAAGTACACAACTTTCAAAGTATCAAGCATTTTCCCCCCTATATTataattatgcatttttttaaaaaaaaataggtggtAAAATGTGCAAAATTATGGAAGTTATGCCATAATGTGCAAAATTTTGAAAGTTGAATGACaatgttgaaattttaatttggttgCAAAATTCACGAAATTGTAAAGGGTGGATGCCAAAAAGTGCAACTAAgcctttttcttatatatatatatatatatatatatatatatatatatatatatatatatatatatgatcatgGACACATAATACAGGAACAGGGAAAGAAACCATTCCAGCTACATTAAAAGGTCTACTTAAGGATGGGTTTGTGCTTCGGTAATAGTTACGCAGCCAATACAGAATCATGTTCTCTGGCAAGTCAACCTTTGACAAAAATCAGTAGTCATATGaaccaaaattaatattataatcttTGGTCTGAATAAATCTCCCTCGATAAGTGTGTTCAACATGCAAAACCAGGATTTTGAACTTAAACTCAACAGTGTCATACTTGAAACGATGTAAGATGCAGAGACAGGCTGAAACCAGAGGCCATGGGACATAGAAAAAGACCTGGCTTAttttaaaccaaaaagcaaTTTGCAATAACAAGAGCAGCAAGAGAGCATTTATTCCACTTCAGACAGTGCATAAGCAGCAATATCAAGCTTTCATAGACTGTCCTGCTTTTACCAAATCTTCAAGTGCCTTAAAGATCTGCGCCTCTGACAAGCCTTCCAATTTGATGCCTTTCTCAACACCCAAATCTAGAATTACGGAACAAATTATAGGAAATCAGGGTCCATCACAAatagattttgaaaatgatgcaaataaaaaaaaaaaaagatacctTAACAAGATATAATCAGAAAGGCATGTCAAAGATGGACAATATTAAGTCAGTTTGGATGAATTTctcaacaaaagaagaaaataaaattaatcaaacaatTCGCATAAGTTGAGATTAACTTGTGAATATCAAGTATTTTAGAAGCTGTCTCGTCTAACTTTTCCACAAGCATCCCTTTATAAACTAGAATTCTTGCCTTGGAAATGTTTTTAACAGTTGAGTTTTACAATTGAAAAGCTCCCATAAGCTAGAAGCTAATCAACATTAGATCATTATATGTAACTTTCGGGCCTTTCTTAAAGCAAGTGCAATATACATTTTCCTTATTTTAGATTCTCCCCTCCTGAGAAATTTGTCAAGCATACCTATTTTGTTTACATTTACATAAGAAAGCATGTTgaccaaatattttttaaaaacgatAACATAATTTCTTTCAGCAGTAATCTAGAAGTGAACAATAGGAGGGTATTTCTTACAACTAAATAAAAGCATGTAAAGTTATTGTGTTTGAGTATCAATTATGCCCAAAAAATGAAGCACCCTATAGATTGCAGAAGGCATGAACCTCATCCCCATGAAATTATTCTCTTGCAATCCAGATATATTAATGCAATATTTTATACATGGATGGATTCAGTAGGCTGAGATTTCAGCTATACATATTCAACACCTGTACAGTTGAATTTTCAGCCATATTATATGATTTGTGTGCAAGAAAGAAGCATAATTTTGCTTTTGGATAACAGTCAAAATTgggataatattaaaatttactttctaCTGGCAActaatactattattttttcataacttTGCAGCCCCAcctaatactatttttttcataGCTTTGCAGCCCCAGATATGAAATTAAGGGGACAATGCAGATTAACCAATTTTCTGTCTTAAGTGTATTGATGTCAATTTATAAATCCTTAGTTCCTATTATAAAAACTAGGGCAGGAAAGGGTTGGTAATGGTGATACAGAATGTGAATGCAAGACACAAGGTGACAAATTCAaatgtaaaagataaagaattaaatttaagatGGTTGTACCATATCTTGCCCATAATTGGGGTTCAACTCCACTGCACTCACGGATTAATATGGGCAATTTTGGGTTCAATGTCTTTAGTTCCTTATAATTCCTTTCCACAAAAGCCCTGAGATatcaaaaaagaataagaactcatatatattcaaatacatATGGCATGTAAGTATAACTAAGCAACCAAGCAATATacagaaataataaataatgctGAGAAATTTCAGCCCAAAGAAAGGTAAAATATCTGTTTATAACCTTGTGGGTGAGCTTGCAGGTGATGACTGGCACATCAAAAACCGaagttcttttatgtttttcaaaagatttcCTCTCCATGCCATTGCTTCCCTAGATCAAAGTTATAATATTTGTGAGATTTTACCTCATCACAAGgcagagaaaaaaaaggtgtaGCCTAACAATGCTACTGCTACCGCTTGAAGTAGTATAAATGGAAAAGCAGGTGTTCAAATGAAATCCTATTCCACAATAACTTTGTAGAATGTGATAGAACCACTGCTGGGCCTAGTATTAATGAAAGGCCCAATCCTGCTGAAAGGCCCAATCCTGCTGTGTGGAGAGTGTACGTTCGTAGGAGTAAGAAGGTGGGGAACCATTCTGTTAGTGGTGTGGCAAAGGGAATCCGTGAATATCCCTGAATTATAGGAAGTGGTTAGCCGTGAGTAATATATGGGGGGAGGAGTAGTGTTTGTGGGCATGCACGTTTATTGTTATCATTGTACGAGGAGAATCTTTTCTCTGGAGGAGCATTTGCTCTGGATATTTGCTGTAGTTTTCCCAATATTTCCATTAATCAAAAAACCGTTTCATTCTCTTTACCATTTACACTGTTTAATTCATACAATTTATCTGTGAGTTCTATCATTGGTCCGACCTGCCGGATCGTTCGAAAGGAACCAGTGAAGGGTGATTTATGCCAAAGAAGATGACAAGACTGGACGAGTTGGAGGATCGGGTAACATCCATGGAGAAGACGTTTGAAGAGCGAGTATCGGCGTTGGAAGAAACTTTTCGTCAAACGTTTACAGAATTCCGTAACACCTTGACAGAAGAGTTTGCAAGTTTTCGCCGTGAGCCTGAAACAACTCCGGTGTCGTCGGCGGCGGAAGAGACGATGTCAGAATATCGGATGGCAGTGAAGAAGGTGGAATTACCATCGTTTGATGGTGAAGACCCAGTGGGATGGATCACGCGTGCTGAAACGTACTTTGAGGTTCAAGGTACATCAGAAGAAGTGAAGATTAGACTGGCGAAGCTAAGTATGGAAGGAGCTACAATTCATTGGTTCAACTTGTTAAGGGAGACAGAGGACGACCTGACGTGGTTGAAGCTGAAACAAGCCTTAATGGAGAGGTATGGTGGAAGGCAAAGTGATAACCCTTACGAAGAAATGAAAGATTTGCAGCAAACAGGGACGGTGGATGAGTACATCACTGCTTTTGAGTATGTGTCGTCACAGGTAGGGAGACTACCAGAGGAGCAGTACTTGGGTTACTTCATGGGAGGACTCAAGACGGATATTCGACTGAAGGTGCGGACACTGAATCCACGTTCAAGAACTCAGGCGATGAAGATTGCTCGTGATGTGGAGACGGAGATGCGTGGGTCGTTATTGCCTAGGGGTGGTGTTGGTGGGCCACGCAATTGGAAAGGAAGTGGGTCAGCAGGATTGGGCCTTTCAGCAGGATTGGGCCTTTCATTAATACTAGGCCCAGCAATGGTTCTATCATTAATGAAGAAGGTGAGGTAATAGCCATTGAAGTTAAGGAAGATGAGGAAGAAGTGCTAGATTGCAACTCTATGGGATTGTGTGGAATCACTGAATCAAAAACAACATTGAGCAATAACCCTCCTACTACACTACGCCTCAAGGGAAGTTTGAATGGAATATCGATTGTGGTCCTAATTGATAGTGGCGCCAGTCATAATTTCGTTTCACCTCATGTGGCCACTGCATTGGGGTTAAATGTGGAACATGGAAGATCCATGGGAGTAAAATTGGGTGACGGTCACCGAGTAACAACAAAGGGGAGATGTAGGAATATGGAAGTACATTTGGGTAAGTTTACCACTCAAATTGATGCTTTTGTTCTGGAATTGGGTGATCTAGATATGATCTTGGGAGTGGCTTGGTTACAAAGGTTTGGAAAGGTGACTTTCGATTGGGAGAAAATGACCATTAGTTTTGTTTGGGAAGGAGAAAGGGTAGAGTTGCAGGGCCAATTTTTCACCACCCAGGATGTATCAACGAACAACACAATTCATACTTCAATGGATTCCTTGCACAGCTTGTTAGAAGCAGAGATGGTACCAGCAGTGAATAAAGACACACCAGAGTTGATTGGGGCACAGAAACAGGAACTTGATGAATTGttgagcaaattcaaaggaGTTTTCGAAGAGCACAAAGGGCTGCCGCCAGAACGGGAGATTAATCATACCATTGAACTACAAAAGGAGGCAGGACCAGTTAGTGTAAGGCCCTATCGTTACCCTCATCACCACAAGGGGGAGATTGAAAGGCAAGTTCAAGATATGTTGAGTCAAGGTATCATTCGAAACAGTTCCAGTGCTTTTTCAAGTCCTGTCATTTTAGttaagaagaaagatgattcaTGGAGGATGTGTATCGATTATAGGGAGCTGAATAAGGTCACAGTTCCGGACCGATACCCTATACCTGTGGTGGATGAACTATTGGATGAGTTACATGGGACTAAGTATTTTTCTAAACTGGATTTAAAATCCGGTTACCATCAGATTAGAGTGAAGGAAGAAGACGTGCAGAAAACAGCATTCCGAACGCATGAAGGTCATTACGAATTCTTGGTGATGCCGTTTGGATTGACAAACGCACCGGCCACTTTCCAATCCATTATGAATCAGATTTTCAAGCCACACCTCCGTAAGTTTGTCCTAGTTTTCTTTGACGACATCTTAGTATATAGTAAAAGTTGGCAAGAGCATTTAGCACATTTGTCTCAAGTGCTAGAAGTGTTGCAGCATCACTGTTTTGTAGTTAATCAAAAGAAGTGCAGTTTTGCGAGTAGAAAGGTGGAATATCTGGGCCATGTAATTTCTGAACAGGGGGTGGCAGTAGATCCAGCTAAGACTAATAGCATTTTAGAATGGCCAATCCCTCACAATGTTAAAGGAGTGAGAGGATTCTTGGGGTTGACCGGGTACTATCGGAAATTCATTGTTGGTTATGGCAAAATAGCTAAACCGTTAACCGAGTTAACTAAGAAAGATGGGTTTCATTGGGGACCAGAAGAACAGAAGGCCTTTGAGAATTTAAAGAGCGTTATGATTCAAGCCCCGGTCTTAACCCTTCCAGATTTTACACAACCTTTCGAGATTGAATGTGATGCATCTGGGAGAGGAATTGGTGCGGTATTAATGCAGAAAAAGAAACCCATCGCTTACTTCAGCAAGGCTTTATCTAAAAATAATCTgagcaagtcagcatatgaGAAAGAGTTAATGGCATTGGTGCTGGCTGTTCAACATTGGCGCCCTTATTTGTTGGGAAGAAGATTTGTGGTGTATTCTGACCAGAAGAGCTTACGTCACTTGCTACAACAACGTATCACTACAGCTGATCAGCAGAATTGGATAGCTAAGTTACTAGGCTATCACTTTGAAGTAGT encodes the following:
- the LOC100499948 gene encoding NADH dehydrogenase [ubiquinone] 1 alpha subcomplex subunit 2-like, with the protein product MAWRGNLLKNIKELRFLMCQSSPASSPTRAFVERNYKELKTLNPKLPILIRECSGVEPQLWARYDLGVEKGIKLEGLSEAQIFKALEDLVKAGQSMKA